Proteins encoded in a region of the Mycolicibacterium duvalii genome:
- a CDS encoding carboxylesterase/lipase family protein: MHEHTVRAKTGSGIVEGFTRDGVHRWRAIPYATPPVGRLRYRAPQPVQPWSGVRHCHGFGSCAPQHRRYTLVGVRKYQPTSEDCLTLNVVAPEGADPASPLPVMFFIHGGGYILGSSATPLYDGAALARRGCVYVSVNYRLGPLGCMDLSSLSTPDNPIDDNLFLRDLVLALRWVRDNVAAFGGDPDNVTIFGESAGAQAVATLLAVPQAKGLFAQAISESPASGMVRSTEMAAKFAARFGELVAPDGADAAAALMSASPRALIGALDDLVANGFKDLPGAFPVGPTYGTEYLPKDPVEAMADGSAHRVPLIVGTNAEEGRLFTRFLPLLPTTEQTIEIMLGDTDAEVRKRIMSAYPDYPHPDTCVQIGGDFTFGAAAWQIAGAHSRHAPTYMYRYDYAPRPLHWTGMGATHATELLAVFDVYRTMPGALLTLAGDWRSARRVSKDVGRRWRSFSRTGVPGHDWPRYSADDRPVMVFDHRPRVEYDPHAHRREAWEGFSLA; the protein is encoded by the coding sequence ATGCACGAACACACCGTCCGGGCGAAGACCGGATCCGGCATCGTGGAGGGGTTCACCCGCGACGGAGTCCACCGCTGGCGGGCCATTCCCTATGCCACACCACCCGTCGGACGGTTGCGCTACCGCGCGCCGCAACCGGTACAGCCCTGGTCAGGCGTCCGCCACTGCCACGGATTCGGCTCCTGTGCCCCGCAGCACCGCCGCTACACGCTGGTCGGTGTCCGCAAGTACCAGCCGACCAGCGAGGACTGCCTGACGCTCAACGTCGTCGCGCCCGAGGGAGCCGATCCGGCCTCGCCGTTGCCGGTGATGTTCTTCATCCACGGTGGCGGCTACATCCTGGGAAGCTCGGCGACCCCGCTCTACGACGGCGCGGCACTGGCTCGCCGCGGCTGTGTGTACGTATCGGTCAACTACCGGCTGGGACCGCTGGGCTGTATGGACCTGTCGTCGCTGTCGACACCCGACAACCCGATCGACGACAACCTGTTCCTGCGTGACCTGGTACTGGCGTTGCGCTGGGTGCGGGACAACGTCGCGGCGTTCGGCGGCGACCCCGACAACGTCACGATCTTCGGAGAGAGCGCCGGCGCTCAGGCCGTCGCCACCCTGCTCGCGGTGCCGCAGGCCAAAGGACTGTTCGCGCAGGCGATCTCAGAAAGCCCCGCCAGCGGGATGGTGCGCTCGACGGAGATGGCCGCCAAGTTCGCCGCCCGGTTCGGCGAGCTGGTCGCCCCCGATGGCGCCGATGCTGCGGCCGCGCTGATGTCCGCGTCGCCGCGGGCGCTGATCGGTGCACTCGACGACCTGGTGGCCAACGGGTTCAAGGATTTGCCGGGGGCGTTCCCGGTCGGGCCCACCTACGGCACCGAGTACCTCCCCAAGGACCCCGTCGAGGCGATGGCCGACGGCAGCGCCCACCGCGTCCCGTTGATCGTCGGGACCAACGCCGAAGAGGGACGGCTGTTCACCCGCTTCCTGCCGCTGTTGCCGACCACCGAGCAGACCATCGAGATCATGCTCGGCGACACCGACGCCGAGGTGCGCAAGCGCATCATGAGCGCCTACCCCGACTACCCCCACCCCGACACGTGCGTGCAGATCGGCGGGGACTTCACGTTCGGCGCCGCCGCCTGGCAGATCGCCGGAGCGCACAGCCGGCACGCGCCCACCTACATGTACCGGTACGACTACGCGCCCCGGCCGCTGCACTGGACGGGCATGGGCGCCACCCACGCCACCGAGCTGCTCGCCGTGTTCGACGTCTACCGGACCATGCCGGGCGCGCTGCTCACGCTGGCGGGGGACTGGCGCTCGGCGCGGCGGGTCAGCAAGGACGTCGGGCGTCGCTGGCGATCCTTCAGCCGGACCGGGGTCCCAGGCCACGACTGGCCGCGCTACTCCGCCGACGACCGCCCGGTGATGGTGTTCGACCACCGGCCGCGCGTGGAGTACGACCCGCACGCCCACCGACGTGAGGCGTGGGAAGGCTTCTCGCTGGCCTGA
- a CDS encoding YnfA family protein, which yields MVVKSVALFVLAAILEIGGAWLVWQGVREHRGWLWMGAGALALGAYGFVAAFQPDAHFGRVLAAYGGVFIAGSLLWGMAADGFRPDRWDVLGATVALIGVGLIMYAPR from the coding sequence ATGGTCGTCAAGTCCGTCGCGTTGTTCGTGCTGGCCGCGATCCTCGAGATCGGCGGCGCCTGGCTGGTGTGGCAGGGCGTCCGCGAGCACCGCGGCTGGTTGTGGATGGGCGCGGGGGCGCTCGCCCTCGGCGCGTACGGGTTCGTGGCGGCCTTCCAACCCGACGCGCATTTCGGCCGTGTCCTGGCCGCCTACGGCGGGGTGTTCATCGCCGGGTCACTGCTGTGGGGGATGGCCGCCGACGGCTTCCGGCCCGACCGCTGGGACGTGCTGGGGGCGACGGTGGCCCTGATCGGCGTCGGGTTGATCATGTACGCGCCGCGGTGA
- a CDS encoding SCO6745 family protein, producing the protein MDRHPSLARRLFDRLEPVHAVTYFAPEARAALDDLGFRGFWMGYFAARSAPLGPVPPEVVTAAFYSFTPQRVAKALPAAWDVASPADALRVREESAVAAVRRAGVTDDDAAEAAELAAKAARGADVGGRVLYAANRALAWPRQPLARLWHATTLLREHRGDGHVAILTAERLSGREANVLHAAAGRVPEAMIKRGRDYDDAQWQQCQDALCRRGILDAAGEVTAAGRQLKQRIEEATDAAALSAWEALDDSEVETLFRTLTPITRKVVAAGDVPAGTPMGLNRDDLDDDSAHLG; encoded by the coding sequence GTGGATCGACACCCCTCTCTCGCTCGCCGTTTGTTCGACCGCCTCGAGCCTGTCCATGCGGTCACGTATTTCGCGCCCGAAGCCCGCGCCGCACTCGACGACCTCGGGTTCCGGGGCTTCTGGATGGGCTACTTCGCCGCCCGCTCGGCGCCACTGGGACCGGTGCCACCCGAGGTCGTCACCGCGGCGTTCTACAGCTTCACCCCGCAGCGGGTCGCCAAGGCGCTGCCCGCCGCGTGGGACGTGGCGTCCCCCGCCGATGCGTTGCGGGTGCGGGAGGAATCCGCGGTGGCGGCGGTGCGGCGCGCGGGGGTCACCGACGACGACGCGGCCGAGGCCGCCGAGCTCGCCGCCAAGGCCGCCCGCGGCGCCGACGTCGGTGGCCGGGTGCTCTACGCGGCCAACCGCGCACTGGCGTGGCCCCGGCAACCACTGGCCCGCTTGTGGCACGCCACCACGCTGCTGCGCGAGCACCGCGGCGACGGCCACGTCGCCATCCTGACCGCCGAACGATTGTCGGGACGGGAGGCCAACGTGTTGCACGCGGCGGCCGGCCGCGTCCCCGAAGCCATGATCAAGCGCGGCCGCGACTACGACGACGCGCAGTGGCAGCAGTGCCAGGATGCGTTGTGCCGGCGCGGAATTCTCGATGCCGCGGGTGAGGTGACGGCGGCCGGTCGTCAGCTCAAACAGCGCATCGAAGAGGCGACCGACGCCGCGGCGCTGAGCGCGTGGGAGGCGCTCGACGACAGCGAGGTGGAGACGCTGTTCCGCACGTTGACCCCGATCACCAGGAAGGTCGTGGCCGCCGGAGACGTGCCCGCGGGCACCCCGATGGGCTTGAACCGAGACGACCTCGACGACGACAGCGCGCACCTGGGCTGA
- a CDS encoding DUF4333 domain-containing protein, with product MPTVTGQHMRKMGRAPAAVGALTLLAACTVPTPEGIPAVAPDDLEQDITARLVEAGQQPESVTCKDPLAGQVGQVARCEVVLSATNSFEPMITVTAVDGALIDYEMVPALSREQLQRAVARLVDGAGPGPTSTVACGSGLIGVLGATTACDVTTAGVTLRRTAEVDGVDGLMMSFDLLPLLTEAEVEGSLLDELATRLGSRPESADCATGLEGRPGNTVDCVVVSGPDTAEFTLTVTTVDGEQIDYTYGPKQ from the coding sequence GTGCCGACTGTGACGGGACAGCACATGCGGAAAATGGGCCGCGCGCCGGCGGCCGTGGGCGCGCTGACATTGCTGGCCGCCTGCACCGTGCCGACCCCCGAGGGGATTCCGGCTGTGGCACCGGACGATCTCGAACAGGACATCACCGCGCGACTGGTCGAAGCGGGACAGCAGCCGGAATCGGTGACCTGTAAGGATCCGCTGGCCGGGCAGGTGGGGCAGGTCGCACGCTGCGAGGTGGTGCTCAGCGCTACCAACAGCTTCGAGCCGATGATCACCGTCACCGCCGTCGACGGGGCGCTGATCGACTACGAGATGGTGCCCGCCCTGTCTCGCGAGCAGCTGCAACGCGCCGTCGCCCGACTGGTCGACGGCGCGGGACCCGGGCCGACCAGCACGGTCGCCTGCGGGTCGGGTCTCATCGGCGTACTCGGAGCCACGACAGCCTGCGATGTCACCACGGCGGGGGTCACCCTGCGCCGCACCGCCGAGGTCGACGGCGTCGACGGGCTGATGATGAGCTTCGATCTGCTGCCGCTGCTGACCGAGGCAGAGGTGGAGGGATCTCTGCTAGACGAACTGGCCACCCGGCTGGGCAGTCGTCCCGAGTCGGCCGACTGTGCCACCGGACTGGAAGGCAGACCGGGGAACACGGTCGACTGTGTCGTCGTGTCGGGACCGGACACCGCGGAGTTCACGCTGACCGTGACGACCGTCGACGGCGAGCAGATCGACTACACCTACGGACCCAAGCAGTGA